CCGGGGGTAAGGATCAGTATCCCCGGGCTTTTTTTGTATCTGGAGAATATCAATGAAATATGCTCATATTTTCGGTCCTGTCAGGTCCAGACGGCTGGGAATTTCACTGGGAATCGATATGGTCCCAGGTAAAATATGCTCACTGAACTGTGTTTATTGCGAATGCGGAGAAACGACCGAATTGACACTTGAGCGCAAGGAATACGTTAGTTTCGACGAGCTTTCCAGGGAGATTACAGATTACCTTTCAGGAAATCCCGAACTGGATTATGTGACTTTCGGTGGGAGCGGAGAACCGACTCTTAACACATCTCTTGGACCGCTTATCAGGTATATCAAGGAGAAATTTCCCTCTTATAAAACCGCACTCCTTACAAACGGCACCCTTTTCTACCTACCGGAGGTCAGGGAAGAGGTGATGCCTTGTGATATTGTGCTTCCATCACTGGATGCCATTTCGGACAAGTCATTTTCTTCTGTCAACAGACCCCATCAGAACCTCGATAACAGACAAATTATTGAGGGGCTGATCTCCTTTTCACGTGAGTACAAAGGAACCATCTGGGTGGAGGTATTCATTGTCCCGGGGGTTAATGACAATCCGGAGGAACTCCAGGCGTTCAAATCTGCTCTGCTTCAGATCAATCCTGCAAGAGTTCAGCTTAACAGTCTCGACAGGCCCGGAGCCTGCAGATGGGTTTCTACGGTTGACAGCAGCAGTTTGTCTGAAATAGCAAGGTTCTTCTCTCCCCTGCCGGTCGAAATCATCTCCAGGAAGAATCAGGATACACTCAAGGTGGAAAAATCTGATTCATCCACAGAAGAAACTGTCCTCAGCCTTCTCAGGAGGCGGCCCTCAACCCTTGAAGAGCTCTCCGGAATCACCGGTATAACAATAAATCGACTCTTATCAATGCTTGAGGATCTGATTTCAAGAGAGCTTATCTCTGTTTACAATGTCAATGAAAGCACTTTTTACCGGAAAACAGAGAACAGTGATCAGATAACAAACTGATCTCAGAGAGGTTTAGGGAACATTAAACGATCTTTTTTTGCTATGATTCTTCTCCTTTGATAGCCATTTGTTGGTTTGCCAGGCCTTATAGGAATCCTTTCAAATATTCTTTACCAAAATATCTTTATTCCACAACAGCTCTTATTTCATTTACCCCGGAGATGATTTAATGACACACCTTTGATCAGCAAGTCATCTCAGGGGTGATTTTTTCTCTGTGTGCTCACCCCAGAGATGACTTTTTAACTAAGTCAATAAGGGTCACCATAAAATCTTCCTTACCTGCTAGGTGACATGAGTGACACATGGCCGCAGAGGCAATAATTCACCTCAGGAGTGAGTCACCCCCAAAGGTGAATCTATGATTCAAATTGACACAATTTTTGCTACTCTTTTTTTTTTGCTCTGAAAGAACTTGGGATATGCACCTGTATAGCTAAGGAGGACTCATGGCAACTAAACCAAGAATGATCGTCCCAAACGCCTTCTACCAAATCAGATCCGCCTGCATCCCTGAACTCAAAGCCTTCTCCAGTGAGAAAATGAAATTATTCCTTCTCAAACAGATCTCTATTGGCATGGAAAAGTACTCCTTCAAGTGCTTCTCCTGGTCTATTATGGATAATCACTATCACCTGGTGGTTCAATCCAGCGAAGAAACCATCTCCAAATTCATGCAG
The sequence above is drawn from the Fibrobacter sp. genome and encodes:
- a CDS encoding radical SAM protein; this encodes MKYAHIFGPVRSRRLGISLGIDMVPGKICSLNCVYCECGETTELTLERKEYVSFDELSREITDYLSGNPELDYVTFGGSGEPTLNTSLGPLIRYIKEKFPSYKTALLTNGTLFYLPEVREEVMPCDIVLPSLDAISDKSFSSVNRPHQNLDNRQIIEGLISFSREYKGTIWVEVFIVPGVNDNPEELQAFKSALLQINPARVQLNSLDRPGACRWVSTVDSSSLSEIARFFSPLPVEIISRKNQDTLKVEKSDSSTEETVLSLLRRRPSTLEELSGITGITINRLLSMLEDLISRELISVYNVNESTFYRKTENSDQITN